One Apis cerana isolate GH-2021 linkage group LG16, AcerK_1.0, whole genome shotgun sequence DNA segment encodes these proteins:
- the LOC107999783 gene encoding organic cation transporter protein-like isoform X2, translated as MAPHQDYNCTSPTRTETADQCVTNVNGTLLECTEWEYDRRTFTETIISQWNLVCSRTHYANIQQSILMFGVLLGNIIFGNLADRYGRKMPLMISVVLQLASGIGCAVVPWFPALLLMKLLSALATGGTMVTSYVICMEIVGTKWRAAITVLYQIPFSLGHMSLAGLAYYFRHWQHLQIAITLPSVILLSYWWIVPESPRWLLAFGKQRAACKILQKAANINNIKNKDIPDMVKQHCLHQNSKRSDFDHKASFLDLFRTPNMRIKSLSIFFNWVVCGMGLFGMSQYIGQVGGNIFVNFTVSGAIQIPGNFVAWWAMNKLGRRITLICSNSIAGISALLLVIVSNDIEWLRLILVCLGIVGMSVSFTTVYLFSGELFPTVVRNIGVGTSSMCARIGSITAPFVVSLDHIQTWLPPACFGILPLLGAALCFLLPETVGCTLPETLQDGENFGKTTRRKISQESYSKNIEAEATL; from the exons ATGGCGCCGCATCAAGATTACAATTGTACCTCGCCAACACGCACAGAAACGGCCGATCAGTGCGTAACCAATGTCAATGGAACGTTGTTAGAGTGCACAGAATGGGAATACGACAGGAGAACGTTCACAGAGACAATAATATCGCAG TGGAACTTAGTATGCAGTCGAACGCATTATGCCAATATCCAGCAATCTATTTTGATGTTTGGCGTACTTTTgggcaatattatatttgggaATCTAGCAGATAG gTATGGTAGAAAGATGCCGTTAATGATATCCGTAGTTCTTCAACTAGCCTCCGGTATCGGATGTGCTGTTGTACCATGGTTTCCGGCTTTGTTGTTAATGAAATTACTTAGTGCCTTAGCTACCGGAGGTACTATGGTTACCAGTTATGTCATtt GCATGGAGATTGTTGGAACAAAGTGGCGAGCAGCCATTACGGTACTTTATCAAATTCCATTTAGTTTGGGCCACATGTCGTTAGCCGGTCTAGCATATTATTTCCGTCATTGGCAACATCTTCAAATTGCTATCACGCTACCCTCTGTCATTCTTCTAAGTTATTGGTGGATCGTCCCTGAATCTCCTAGATGGTTGCTCGCTTTTGGAAAACAACGAGCAGCTTGTAAAATTCTGCAGAAGGCAgccaatattaacaatataaaaaataaagacatTCCAGATATGGTCAAACAACATTGTTTGCATCag AACTCGAAGAGATCGGATTTCGACCACAAAGCGTCGTTTCTCGATTTGTTTCGTACGCCTAATATGAGGATAAAATCTTTGTCGATTTTCTTCAATTGGGTCGTTTGCGGAATGGGTTTATTCGGAATGTCCCAATACATAGGTCAAGTCGGTGgtaatatttttgtcaatttcACTGTTTCTGGAGCAATTCAAATACCTGGGAATTTCGTTGCGTGGTGGGCAATGAACAAACTTGGAAGaagaattacattaatttgcaGCAATTCGATCGCTGGGATTTCCGCTCTTTTACTCGTCATTGTTTCAAATG ATATCGAGTGGCTTCGATTAATTCTAGTTTGTCTCGGCATTGTTGGCATGTCAGTATCTTTCACTACAGTTTATCTATTTTCCGGTGAATTGTTTCCCACGGTTGTTAGAAACATCGGTGTGGGTACCAGCAGTATGTGTGCTAGGATAGGTTCTATTACAGCACCTTTCGTGGTATCTCTG gaTCATATCCAAACTTGGCTTCCACCTGCGTGTTTTGGAATCCTTCCTCTTCTCGGTGCCGCGCTTTGTTTTTTATTGCCAGAAACTGTTGGATGCACGCTTCCGGAAACGCTCCAAGATGGTGAAAATTTTGGCAA gaCAACACgcagaaaaatttcacaagaaagttattcgaaaaatatcgaagcaGAGGCGACACTTTGA
- the LOC107999783 gene encoding organic cation transporter protein-like isoform X1 has product MKNTQTNIYVEVNGKQISNGKEEIVENENDEVDAVQQAIGNLGKWQIYVCLAISLVKFPIAWHQLAIVFMAPHQDYNCTSPTRTETADQCVTNVNGTLLECTEWEYDRRTFTETIISQWNLVCSRTHYANIQQSILMFGVLLGNIIFGNLADRYGRKMPLMISVVLQLASGIGCAVVPWFPALLLMKLLSALATGGTMVTSYVICMEIVGTKWRAAITVLYQIPFSLGHMSLAGLAYYFRHWQHLQIAITLPSVILLSYWWIVPESPRWLLAFGKQRAACKILQKAANINNIKNKDIPDMVKQHCLHQNSKRSDFDHKASFLDLFRTPNMRIKSLSIFFNWVVCGMGLFGMSQYIGQVGGNIFVNFTVSGAIQIPGNFVAWWAMNKLGRRITLICSNSIAGISALLLVIVSNDIEWLRLILVCLGIVGMSVSFTTVYLFSGELFPTVVRNIGVGTSSMCARIGSITAPFVVSLDHIQTWLPPACFGILPLLGAALCFLLPETVGCTLPETLQDGENFGKTTRRKISQESYSKNIEAEATL; this is encoded by the exons TTGAAGTGAACGGCAAGCAAATCTCaaatggaaaagaagagaTTGTTGAGAATGAGAATGACGAAGTGGATGCTGTTCAACAAGCTATCGGGAATCTTGGTAAATGGCAAATATACGTATGCCTGGCAATTTCTTTGGTCAAATTTCCGATCGCTTGGCATCAGCTTGCGATCGTCTTCATGGCGCCGCATCAAGATTACAATTGTACCTCGCCAACACGCACAGAAACGGCCGATCAGTGCGTAACCAATGTCAATGGAACGTTGTTAGAGTGCACAGAATGGGAATACGACAGGAGAACGTTCACAGAGACAATAATATCGCAG TGGAACTTAGTATGCAGTCGAACGCATTATGCCAATATCCAGCAATCTATTTTGATGTTTGGCGTACTTTTgggcaatattatatttgggaATCTAGCAGATAG gTATGGTAGAAAGATGCCGTTAATGATATCCGTAGTTCTTCAACTAGCCTCCGGTATCGGATGTGCTGTTGTACCATGGTTTCCGGCTTTGTTGTTAATGAAATTACTTAGTGCCTTAGCTACCGGAGGTACTATGGTTACCAGTTATGTCATtt GCATGGAGATTGTTGGAACAAAGTGGCGAGCAGCCATTACGGTACTTTATCAAATTCCATTTAGTTTGGGCCACATGTCGTTAGCCGGTCTAGCATATTATTTCCGTCATTGGCAACATCTTCAAATTGCTATCACGCTACCCTCTGTCATTCTTCTAAGTTATTGGTGGATCGTCCCTGAATCTCCTAGATGGTTGCTCGCTTTTGGAAAACAACGAGCAGCTTGTAAAATTCTGCAGAAGGCAgccaatattaacaatataaaaaataaagacatTCCAGATATGGTCAAACAACATTGTTTGCATCag AACTCGAAGAGATCGGATTTCGACCACAAAGCGTCGTTTCTCGATTTGTTTCGTACGCCTAATATGAGGATAAAATCTTTGTCGATTTTCTTCAATTGGGTCGTTTGCGGAATGGGTTTATTCGGAATGTCCCAATACATAGGTCAAGTCGGTGgtaatatttttgtcaatttcACTGTTTCTGGAGCAATTCAAATACCTGGGAATTTCGTTGCGTGGTGGGCAATGAACAAACTTGGAAGaagaattacattaatttgcaGCAATTCGATCGCTGGGATTTCCGCTCTTTTACTCGTCATTGTTTCAAATG ATATCGAGTGGCTTCGATTAATTCTAGTTTGTCTCGGCATTGTTGGCATGTCAGTATCTTTCACTACAGTTTATCTATTTTCCGGTGAATTGTTTCCCACGGTTGTTAGAAACATCGGTGTGGGTACCAGCAGTATGTGTGCTAGGATAGGTTCTATTACAGCACCTTTCGTGGTATCTCTG gaTCATATCCAAACTTGGCTTCCACCTGCGTGTTTTGGAATCCTTCCTCTTCTCGGTGCCGCGCTTTGTTTTTTATTGCCAGAAACTGTTGGATGCACGCTTCCGGAAACGCTCCAAGATGGTGAAAATTTTGGCAA gaCAACACgcagaaaaatttcacaagaaagttattcgaaaaatatcgaagcaGAGGCGACACTTTGA